The Sporosarcina ureae genome includes a region encoding these proteins:
- the era gene encoding GTPase Era, whose amino-acid sequence MQKNNFKSGFISIIGRPNVGKSTFINRMVGQKIAIMSDKPQTTRNKVQGIVTTDTSQMIFIDTPGVHKPKHRLGDFMLKVTRSTLSEVDVIMFMINADEKIGTGDRFIMEWLVKSETPVFLVINKIDLVHPDQLLEIITTYTNEMKFAEVVPISALNGNNIERLVETLESYLEEGPQFYDAEQVTDHPERFIISEMIREKVLHTTREEIPHSIAVAIESIEQDPVTDKTHIRATIIVERDSQKGIVIGKGGKLLKEVGVKARKDIEMLLGHKVYLELWVKVQKDWRNRPSRLKEFGFNEEDY is encoded by the coding sequence ATTTCCATCATTGGACGACCAAATGTAGGGAAATCTACATTCATCAACCGTATGGTCGGTCAAAAAATCGCAATCATGAGCGATAAGCCGCAAACTACTCGAAACAAAGTACAGGGAATCGTCACAACGGATACATCTCAAATGATTTTTATAGACACACCAGGTGTCCATAAACCGAAACACCGTCTTGGCGACTTCATGTTGAAAGTGACGCGCAGTACGTTAAGTGAAGTCGATGTCATCATGTTCATGATCAATGCGGATGAAAAAATCGGTACAGGCGACCGATTCATTATGGAGTGGCTTGTGAAATCCGAGACGCCTGTATTTTTAGTCATCAATAAAATCGACCTAGTGCATCCTGACCAATTACTCGAGATCATTACAACCTACACAAATGAAATGAAGTTCGCAGAAGTAGTTCCGATCTCTGCGCTAAATGGCAATAATATTGAACGACTGGTAGAAACACTGGAAAGTTACTTAGAAGAAGGACCACAATTTTATGATGCGGAACAAGTAACCGATCACCCGGAACGTTTCATTATTTCCGAAATGATTCGTGAAAAAGTATTGCACACAACACGCGAAGAAATCCCACACTCCATTGCAGTAGCGATTGAAAGTATCGAGCAAGATCCAGTAACCGATAAAACGCATATCCGCGCGACCATTATAGTAGAACGTGATTCGCAAAAAGGGATTGTCATCGGAAAAGGTGGAAAGCTTCTAAAAGAAGTCGGCGTGAAAGCTAGAAAAGATATCGAGATGTTGCTTGGACACAAAGTATATTTGGAGCTATGGGTAAAAGTCCAAAAAGACTGGCGTAACCGTCCAAGTCGTTTGAAAGAATTCGGATTTAATGAGGAAGACTACTAA
- the recO gene encoding DNA repair protein RecO, translating into MLNKLEGFIIKSIPYGESNKIVTIYTKEAGKITTMARGAKKPASRLAAITQTFTHGYFLVRASRGMGSLEQGELISSVRHIRSDLEITAYAGLIVELLDRLTESEQPNASIFRLLAESFNAMEEGYDAEAISLFVQWKMLPVAGIHPILHECASCGATEGEFAFSFQQIGFLCHRCFHVDPYIIRLSPTQIKLIRMFYTVPLDQIGKLTLKKPTKTFMAKLVSTIYQEQTGIFLKSRKFIEQLERTPELQKPKGRTKESPEEEG; encoded by the coding sequence TTGCTGAATAAGTTGGAAGGTTTCATTATCAAAAGTATCCCTTACGGCGAATCCAATAAAATCGTGACGATCTATACGAAGGAAGCAGGGAAGATCACGACGATGGCGAGAGGTGCGAAAAAGCCTGCTAGTCGCTTAGCCGCCATTACACAAACGTTTACGCACGGTTATTTTCTTGTTCGTGCAAGCAGAGGCATGGGATCGCTTGAACAAGGCGAGTTGATTAGCAGTGTCCGTCACATTCGCTCTGATTTAGAGATAACGGCATATGCTGGATTGATTGTAGAGTTGCTTGATCGTCTAACCGAATCCGAGCAGCCTAATGCAAGCATATTCCGTTTGCTAGCAGAGTCATTTAATGCTATGGAAGAAGGCTATGATGCAGAAGCCATTTCACTGTTCGTTCAGTGGAAGATGCTACCGGTTGCAGGCATACATCCTATACTGCATGAGTGTGCGAGTTGCGGCGCGACAGAAGGTGAATTCGCTTTTTCCTTCCAACAGATAGGTTTTCTTTGCCATCGTTGCTTTCACGTGGACCCATATATCATTCGTCTGTCACCTACACAAATCAAATTGATCCGGATGTTTTACACTGTTCCGCTCGATCAGATTGGTAAGCTGACGTTGAAGAAACCAACGAAGACATTTATGGCGAAACTTGTTTCAACGATTTACCAGGAGCAAACAGGGATATTTCTTAAATCCAGAAAATTCATTGAACAACTGGAACGCACACCTGAATTGCAAAAACCAAAAGGACGAACTAAAGAAAGCCCAGAAGAGGAAGGCTGA